A portion of the Clostridium estertheticum genome contains these proteins:
- a CDS encoding MarR family winged helix-turn-helix transcriptional regulator, with protein MHNSISEKLLQQFHYFTNLIHRGRQQQSFGAHELNLGRGQGHLLGVLITNDGLTQKELSTQLRIRPTSLGELVSKLEQSNYVERRVNENDKRVSNVYITEEGRKIVNEIMKERQVVVNNMFIILSEDEKQQLLALMGKLITSMEENMDDNDNEEYENNKAQRNDRGNDSI; from the coding sequence ATGCATAATTCAATATCAGAAAAATTGCTACAACAATTTCATTATTTTACGAATCTTATTCACAGAGGACGCCAACAACAATCTTTTGGAGCTCATGAGCTCAACCTTGGTCGCGGGCAAGGACATTTATTAGGTGTATTAATTACAAACGATGGTTTAACACAGAAAGAATTAAGCACACAATTACGTATACGTCCTACTTCGCTCGGAGAATTAGTTAGCAAATTGGAACAAAGTAATTATGTAGAACGTCGTGTAAATGAAAATGACAAGCGGGTTTCGAATGTTTATATTACAGAGGAAGGCCGAAAAATTGTAAATGAAATTATGAAAGAAAGACAGGTAGTGGTTAATAATATGTTTATTATTTTATCAGAAGATGAAAAACAACAACTTTTAGCGCTGATGGGCAAGTTGATCACTTCGATGGAAGAAAATATGGATGATAATGATAATGAGGAATATGAGAATAATAAAGCTCAACGCAATGATAGAGGAAACGATTCTATCTGA